The following are encoded in a window of Pectinophora gossypiella chromosome 8, ilPecGoss1.1, whole genome shotgun sequence genomic DNA:
- the LOC126369291 gene encoding protein tweety, producing the protein MGASGVSDEFTPPRLSRLLHALPHINVTLHRVNDTFAPDSPVYLESLGIIGSIPGAWLILTLTILLIYLLTRCCDRKQRPPRSITALKITLMILSVLCCGAIGVGLFGNDDLHNAMLQSIQAGNQLAALVNTVKNQSSILEEAMGSRARAPLARLADALDAPVANQTALGTLLRALSALRNNASAAAGAADNLRRPLATLNLDAFMKRAWVWEAARWAGGMAGWCCGGAVCVALLAAAARRSRRALLLLCVGALGALVACWLASAVLAAGALAAADACQDPASALAHYAPHRLPTDMVHYYLSCKVSRENVLTAELRNAQRAVVAVRQALAVLSRGAPQLFNDPGLQPALGALGAGTGEAERALVSLSGALECRTARAYFVAGARAACDAGLQALSLQLLAAVAAGFLFTAIVLVDSHAWIYINTKRSGTGEEQAPFLSSGSATSTRTLPRAAPAPNGKPPSYSAAVQLMDLNDQRPRSRMSGSATLGRGAGGGAGGGGGGAHALSGAHTLGRAPHNGKYATLSKQCKTLESSDFY; encoded by the exons ATGGGCGCGTCAGGCGTCTCGGACGAGTTCACGCCGCCGCGTCTCTCGCGGCTGCTGCACGCGCTGCCGCACATCAACGTGACGCTGCACCGCGTCAACGACACCTTCGCACCTGACTCGCCGGTCTACCTCGAG AGCCTGGGCATAATCGGATCTATCCCGGGCGCGTGGCTGATCCTCACGTTGACCATCCTCCTCATCTACCTGCTGACGAGATGCTGCGACAGGAAGCAGCGCCCGCCACGCAGTATCACTGCTTTAAAG ATAACGCTGATGATCCTGTCTGTCCTGTGTTGCGGCGCGATCGGCGTGGGTCTGTTTGGCAACGACGACCTGCACAATGCTATGCTGCAGAGCATCCAGGCTGGGAACCAGCTCGCCGCGCTCGTTAACACTGTTAAAAATCAG TCGAGCATCCTGGAGGAGGCGATGGGGTCGCGCGCGCGGGCCCCGCTGGCGCGGCTGGCGGACGCGCTGGACGCGCCGGTGGCCAACCAGACGGCGCTGGGCACGCTGCTGCGCGCGCTGTCCGCGCTGCGCAACAACGCCAGCGcggccgccggcgccgccgacAACCTGCGCCGTCCGCTGGCCACGCTGAACCTCGACGCCTTCATGAAG CGTGCGTGGGTGTGGGAGGCGGCGCGCTGGGCGGGCGGCATGGCGGGCTGGTGCTGCGGCGGCGCCGTGTGCGTCGCGCTGCTGGCCGCCGCCGCACGCCGCAGCCGCCGCGCGCTGCTGCTGCTCTGT GTGGGCGCGCTGGGCGCGCTGGTGGCGTGCTGGCTGGCGAGCGCGGTGCTGGCGGCGGGCGCGCTGGCGGCGGCCGACGCCTGCCAGGACCCCGCCTCCGCGCTGGCGCACTACGCGCCGCATCGTCTGCCCACTGAC ATGGTGCACTACTACCTATCCTGCAAGGTGTCTCGAGAGAACGTACTAACAGCAGAGCTACGCAACGCTCAGCGAGCTGTGGTTGCCGTGAGACAAGCCCTAGCGGTACTGTCCCGGGGCGCGCCGCAACTGTTCAATGACCCAG GGCTGCAGCCGGCGCTGGGCGCGCTGGGCGCGGGCACGGGCGAGGCGGAGCGCGCGCTGGTGTCGCTGTCGGGCGCGCTGGAGTGCCGCACGGCGCGGGCCTACTTCGTGGCCGGAGCCCGCGCCGCCTGCGACGCGGGGCTGCAG GCGCTGTCGCTCCAGCTGctggcggcggtggcggcgggcTTCCTGTTCACCGCCATAGTGCTCGTCGACTCGCACGCCTGGATCTACATTAACACCAA ACGCTCCGGCACGGGCGAGGAGCAGGCCCCGTTCCTGTCGTCGGGCTCCGCCACCAGCACCCGCACGCTGCCGCGCGCGGCGCCTGCGCCCAACGGCAAGCCGCCCTCGTACAGCGCCGCCGTGCAGCTCATGGACCTCAACGACCAACGGCCCAG GTCGCGCATGTCGGGCTCGGCCACGCTGGGCCGCGGCGCGGGGGGCGGGGCaggcgggggcggcgggggcgcgCACGCGCTGTCGGGCGCGCACACGCTGGGCCGCGCGCCGCACAACGGCAAGTACGCCACGCTCAGCAAGCAGTGCAAGACGCTGGAGAGCTCCGACTTCTACTGA